One window from the genome of Enterobacteriaceae bacterium Kacie_13 encodes:
- a CDS encoding HD domain-containing protein: protein MSVATPPLNFGAMTEVFQFLMEIDKLKSVQRRTKVLGTDRQENSAEHSWHFAVAAMSLAPFAPEGVDINKVIRMALIHDIVEIDAGDVLVYDLAARAAVHDQEIIAAKRLFGLLPAPLSVQFLDLWNEYEAGETQEAKFALVIDRIMPMIMNLNNQGQSWVENNIRLEQVLARNAFIADIHPELWQHIRGHLDNAHQQGWLK from the coding sequence ATGTCAGTAGCAACTCCCCCGCTGAATTTCGGCGCAATGACCGAAGTTTTTCAATTCCTGATGGAAATCGACAAACTGAAAAGCGTGCAACGCCGCACCAAGGTGTTAGGCACAGATCGTCAGGAGAATTCGGCAGAACATAGCTGGCATTTCGCCGTGGCGGCGATGTCGCTGGCCCCTTTCGCGCCAGAGGGTGTTGATATCAATAAAGTCATCCGTATGGCGTTGATTCACGACATCGTCGAAATCGATGCCGGTGATGTGCTGGTTTACGATCTGGCGGCCCGCGCGGCGGTTCACGATCAGGAAATCATTGCTGCTAAACGCCTGTTCGGCCTTTTACCCGCGCCGCTCAGCGTCCAGTTCCTCGACTTATGGAATGAATACGAAGCTGGTGAAACGCAGGAAGCGAAATTCGCGCTGGTGATCGACCGCATCATGCCGATGATCATGAACCTGAATAATCAGGGGCAGAGCTGGGTGGAAAACAATATCCGTCTGGAACAGGTTCTGGCCCGCAACGCCTTCATCGCCGATATCCACCCCGAACTGTGGCAACACATCCGCGGCCATCTGGATAACGCTCACCAGCAGGGCTGGCTGAAGTAA
- a CDS encoding ribulose-phosphate 3-epimerase, with amino-acid sequence MEYKISPSLMCMSLIDIKQQLEVLNRRADMLHIDIMDGHYVKNITLSPFFIEQIRPHTPLVLDVHMMVENPSDFIEPIALAGADFICPHAETINRDAFRIINQIRSLGKKVGVVLNPATPVEYIQHYIHLLDKITVMTVDPGYAGQPFIPEMLGKIAQLRDLKQQKGYRYLIEIDGSCNLRTYQDLLAAGAEVLIVGSSGLFTLDDDLNIAWDKMLDQMRQARHAA; translated from the coding sequence ATGGAATACAAAATTTCACCGTCGCTGATGTGCATGAGCCTGATCGACATCAAACAACAACTTGAGGTTCTGAATCGCCGCGCCGACATGCTGCACATCGACATCATGGACGGTCATTACGTTAAAAACATCACGCTGTCGCCATTCTTTATCGAGCAGATCCGCCCGCATACGCCGCTGGTTCTTGATGTGCACATGATGGTGGAAAACCCGTCGGACTTTATCGAGCCGATTGCCCTTGCCGGTGCCGATTTCATCTGCCCGCATGCTGAAACGATCAACCGTGACGCGTTCCGCATCATCAACCAGATCCGTTCACTAGGGAAAAAGGTCGGGGTGGTGCTCAATCCCGCGACGCCTGTGGAGTACATCCAGCACTACATTCATCTGTTGGATAAAATCACCGTGATGACTGTCGATCCGGGCTACGCCGGACAGCCGTTCATCCCTGAGATGCTGGGTAAAATTGCTCAGCTGCGCGATCTCAAACAGCAAAAAGGTTACCGCTATCTGATCGAGATCGACGGTTCCTGCAACCTGCGCACCTATCAGGATCTGCTGGCAGCGGGTGCGGAAGTGCTGATCGTCGGCAGCTCCGGCCTGTTCACGCTGGACGATGATCTGAATATCGCCTGGGACAAAATGCTCGATCAGATGCGTCAGGCGCGTCACGCAGCCTGA
- a CDS encoding ATP-binding cassette domain-containing protein has protein sequence MAISEIIQTDNEPLIDVQNLSVTFGGQRALNDISLRLMPGEVHCLAGTNGCGKSTLIKVISGVYQPDNGCQITLCSQKYGVQTFSKLNPDQARQFGVQVIYQDLSLFPNLSVAENIAFDHNLHGLMGWYRPSRLRETAQRILTELNYSLNLDSKVSALPIAQRQQVAICRALVADARLVIMDEPTASLTRTEVNQLLRTVHYLKNKGISVVFVSHRLDEVLEISDSVTVIRDGKKVGTFPASEVSSERLTELMTGLKLDYRLKAANMNDERIMLEADKLTREGQYHDVSFKLHAGEVLGLCGLLGSGRTELALSLFGMTKPDSGKLYLDSKPVRFRSHEDAIKSGIGYVSEDRLTLGLIQQQSVGDNTVLAIMDQLRSRFHLIDEYRRNKIIQQWIEKLGVKVANPDQAISTLSGGNQQKIVLAKWVLTQPKILILDSPTVGVDVGAKASIYQLIHQLAEEGISILLISDEVPEVYFNCDRVLHFSEGTVVGEYLPRGITQQQLAEAVNA, from the coding sequence ATGGCAATCTCCGAGATCATTCAAACAGACAACGAACCGCTGATTGACGTACAAAATCTGTCGGTGACCTTTGGCGGACAGCGTGCGCTCAACGATATCTCCCTGCGGCTGATGCCGGGGGAAGTTCACTGCCTGGCAGGCACTAACGGCTGCGGAAAAAGTACGTTGATCAAAGTGATCTCGGGGGTTTATCAGCCGGATAACGGTTGCCAAATCACACTGTGTTCACAGAAATATGGCGTGCAAACGTTCAGTAAACTCAATCCGGATCAGGCGCGGCAGTTTGGTGTTCAGGTGATTTATCAGGATCTGTCGTTATTCCCCAACCTGAGCGTCGCAGAAAACATCGCATTCGACCACAACCTGCACGGGCTGATGGGCTGGTATCGCCCGTCACGCTTGCGCGAGACCGCACAACGTATTCTCACCGAACTTAATTACAGCTTAAATCTCGACAGTAAAGTCTCGGCGCTGCCGATTGCCCAGCGTCAGCAGGTGGCGATTTGCCGGGCGCTGGTGGCCGATGCGCGGCTGGTTATCATGGATGAACCGACCGCCTCGCTCACCCGTACCGAAGTCAACCAACTGCTGCGCACCGTACATTACCTGAAAAACAAAGGCATCAGTGTGGTGTTCGTCAGCCATCGCCTTGACGAAGTGCTGGAGATTTCTGACAGCGTGACGGTTATCCGTGACGGCAAAAAAGTCGGCACTTTCCCGGCTTCTGAGGTTAGCAGCGAACGTCTGACCGAGCTGATGACCGGCCTTAAACTCGATTACCGCCTGAAAGCCGCCAACATGAATGACGAACGCATCATGTTGGAAGCCGACAAACTCACCCGCGAGGGCCAGTACCACGATGTCAGTTTCAAACTGCACGCCGGAGAAGTTCTCGGGCTGTGCGGTCTGCTGGGATCCGGACGCACCGAACTGGCGCTCAGCCTGTTTGGCATGACCAAACCGGACAGCGGCAAACTTTACCTCGACAGCAAACCGGTACGCTTTCGCAGCCACGAAGACGCCATCAAATCCGGTATCGGCTATGTCTCGGAAGACCGGCTGACCCTCGGCTTGATCCAGCAGCAGTCGGTCGGCGACAACACGGTGCTAGCGATTATGGATCAGCTGCGTAGCCGTTTTCATCTGATCGATGAATATCGCAGAAACAAGATCATCCAGCAGTGGATCGAAAAACTCGGTGTCAAAGTCGCCAATCCGGATCAGGCGATCTCCACGCTTTCCGGCGGCAATCAGCAAAAAATCGTACTGGCGAAGTGGGTGCTGACTCAGCCGAAAATCCTGATCCTCGATTCTCCGACCGTCGGCGTAGACGTCGGCGCCAAAGCCAGCATTTATCAGCTTATTCACCAGCTGGCGGAAGAGGGGATTTCAATCCTGCTGATTTCTGACGAAGTGCCGGAAGTCTATTTCAACTGTGACCGCGTACTGCACTTCAGCGAAGGGACGGTGGTGGGCGAATACCTGCCGCGCGGTATCACGCAGCAACAGCTTGCGGAGGCGGTCAATGCTTAA
- a CDS encoding DeoR family transcriptional regulator, with protein MLPVERHRFITEILSQRGRILVQEVAQLCRISLETARRDLALLERRGILQRSHGGAVFAQHAASEKAAVPSQIEQGESFRDRSNQSPDSKTRIAKRALQLINPGDCLLLDSSSSSWFLARQLPDIQLVVLTNSVHIIQTLAVKANVRVIGLGGEYSAKYEDFVGVLAEQMLKEFVINKLFFSCHGISHEGGIRESNEHHARLKQQMLLSSEHKILLADASKFGRRSFARICHYREIDTLITDHLEDEEFRQELAWSNVNVIEVSPSPLQKKTKNSRNGPLAAANN; from the coding sequence ATGCTGCCTGTAGAACGCCATCGTTTTATCACTGAAATCCTTAGCCAGCGCGGACGCATTCTGGTGCAGGAAGTGGCGCAGTTATGCCGCATTTCGCTGGAGACCGCGCGGCGCGATCTGGCGTTGCTGGAAAGGCGCGGGATTTTACAACGCAGCCACGGCGGCGCGGTATTTGCCCAACATGCGGCATCTGAAAAAGCGGCGGTGCCGTCGCAGATTGAGCAGGGAGAATCGTTTCGCGATCGCAGTAACCAGTCCCCTGACAGCAAAACCCGCATCGCCAAGCGTGCGTTGCAGCTGATTAATCCCGGCGATTGCCTGCTGCTCGACAGCAGTTCAAGCAGCTGGTTTTTGGCCCGGCAGTTGCCGGACATCCAGCTGGTGGTGCTGACCAACTCCGTGCACATCATTCAGACGCTGGCGGTAAAAGCCAATGTACGGGTCATCGGGCTGGGCGGTGAGTATTCAGCGAAATATGAGGATTTTGTCGGCGTTCTGGCCGAACAAATGCTCAAAGAGTTTGTGATCAACAAACTGTTCTTCTCCTGTCACGGCATCAGCCACGAAGGCGGTATCCGTGAAAGTAATGAGCATCACGCACGGCTGAAACAGCAAATGCTGCTTTCCTCCGAGCACAAAATTTTGCTGGCCGATGCCAGCAAATTCGGCCGGCGCTCTTTTGCGCGGATCTGCCACTACCGGGAAATAGACACACTGATAACAGACCATCTCGAGGATGAAGAATTCCGACAGGAACTGGCCTGGAGCAACGTCAACGTGATTGAGGTTTCTCCTTCACCCCTACAGAAAAAAACTAAAAACAGCCGCAACGGCCCTCTCGCTGCGGCAAATAACTGA
- a CDS encoding SDR family oxidoreductase, with protein sequence MKSVALVTGASRGIGRATAILLAEQGYAVGVNYLTNEAAAQAVVDEITSHGGWAIALQADIADETQVVAMFQRLSAEIGPVTALVNNAGILFQQSTIENLTAERINRVLSTNVTGYFLCCREAVKIMSHRHGGKGGAIVNVSSAASRLGAPGEYVDYAASKGAVDTLTTGLALEVAACGIRVNCVRPGLIYTDIHTSGGEPGRVDRVKASLPMQRGGQPEEVAQAICWLLSDSASYVTGSFIELAGGK encoded by the coding sequence ATGAAAAGCGTAGCGTTAGTGACCGGTGCCAGCCGCGGTATTGGCCGTGCCACAGCGATATTACTCGCAGAACAAGGTTACGCCGTCGGCGTCAATTACCTCACTAATGAAGCTGCCGCGCAGGCCGTCGTCGATGAGATCACTTCCCATGGGGGATGGGCAATCGCATTGCAGGCCGATATCGCCGACGAAACGCAGGTCGTCGCCATGTTCCAGCGCCTTAGCGCGGAAATCGGCCCGGTCACAGCGCTGGTTAATAACGCCGGGATTTTGTTCCAGCAATCGACCATCGAAAATCTTACCGCAGAGCGGATCAACCGTGTGCTGTCTACCAATGTGACCGGGTATTTCCTGTGCTGTCGCGAGGCAGTGAAAATCATGTCGCATCGCCATGGTGGAAAGGGCGGGGCGATTGTGAATGTTTCCTCGGCGGCATCCCGTCTCGGTGCGCCGGGTGAATATGTGGATTACGCGGCATCGAAAGGCGCAGTTGATACCCTGACTACCGGTCTGGCACTGGAAGTGGCCGCCTGCGGTATCCGTGTCAACTGTGTGCGCCCCGGTTTGATCTACACCGACATCCACACCAGCGGCGGTGAGCCGGGGCGAGTGGATCGCGTGAAAGCCAGTCTGCCCATGCAGCGCGGCGGTCAGCCGGAAGAGGTTGCACAGGCAATTTGCTGGCTGTTGTCTGATTCCGCGTCCTATGTCACCGGCAGTTTTATCGAACTGGCGGGCGGCAAGTAA
- the rbsK gene encoding ribokinase, with product MNKGKVCVFGSFNLDIVAGMARFPQPGESLIARNSMMGAGGKGANQAVAALRAGARVHYIGKVGRDDFGMFARRHLDSAGFDAVTLFSTSDCPTGNALIYVAGADAENMIAVDPGANLTVTDEEVEQCRPAVAAADILLTQLENNLPAIEKLIGIARENGTYIILNPAPFQPVSDPLLAQVDLLTPNATECTLLTGIEVRDIPSAQRAAHVLHAKGIQALIITLGTQGALLSVNGETRLIAACPATPVDTTGAGDAFNGALASQLAAGSTLQDAALFASAYASVCVERAGAAASMPTYEEARERMKVAVV from the coding sequence ATGAACAAAGGCAAGGTATGCGTATTTGGTTCTTTCAACCTCGACATCGTCGCAGGCATGGCGCGCTTTCCGCAGCCGGGGGAATCCCTGATTGCCCGCAACAGCATGATGGGCGCAGGCGGCAAAGGCGCGAATCAGGCGGTCGCCGCGCTGCGTGCCGGGGCGCGGGTGCATTACATTGGCAAAGTGGGGCGCGATGACTTCGGCATGTTCGCCCGTCGCCATCTCGACAGTGCCGGTTTCGACGCCGTCACGCTGTTTTCCACCAGCGATTGCCCGACCGGCAACGCGCTGATTTACGTGGCCGGTGCCGACGCTGAAAATATGATCGCGGTCGATCCGGGAGCAAACCTTACGGTCACTGATGAAGAGGTTGAACAGTGTCGTCCCGCCGTCGCGGCGGCGGATATCCTGCTGACGCAGCTGGAAAATAATTTACCGGCTATTGAAAAACTGATCGGCATCGCCAGAGAAAATGGCACCTACATTATCCTCAATCCTGCGCCGTTCCAGCCGGTCTCCGACCCTCTGCTGGCGCAGGTGGATCTGCTCACGCCGAACGCCACGGAATGCACGCTGCTGACCGGCATTGAGGTGCGCGATATTCCGTCGGCACAACGCGCCGCCCACGTGCTGCACGCCAAAGGTATACAGGCGCTAATCATCACACTAGGCACGCAGGGCGCACTGCTGTCGGTCAACGGAGAAACCCGGCTTATCGCCGCCTGCCCTGCCACTCCGGTCGATACTACCGGCGCGGGCGATGCCTTTAACGGCGCACTCGCCTCACAGCTCGCAGCCGGATCCACGCTACAGGATGCCGCTCTGTTTGCTTCCGCCTATGCCTCAGTTTGTGTCGAAAGAGCCGGTGCGGCCGCGTCGATGCCAACCTATGAAGAGGCGAGAGAGAGAATGAAGGTGGCGGTGGTTTGA
- a CDS encoding ABC transporter permease, translated as MLKLSRLRPSSNEGYLAWVLLVVIITFSLLTNQFLTLQNLLDLTESYAVSGIFALGLFVVLVTGGIDISFAAVASVVQYIIATLAIHYGLSSPTGSILLAVAIGTVLGMINAILIYCLRIVSIIVTISMQSLLFGMLMWLTNGTSLYDLPDWLTTPIRVLPFSVGEHHYQIGLPVVVMLGVAGLSWILLNKTHLGRQLFAVGGDQESARRIGIRVGLLHLFAYGYLGAMAAIGGLVQVYRVGEVVPNALVGGELDVLAAAVLGGASLNGGKGSVVGTLMGVFLIGVLKNGLNLIGVSSYFMNIVIGVVIVAAITVTHYKKRKETEVGFA; from the coding sequence ATGCTTAAGCTTAGCCGGTTACGCCCGTCCAGCAACGAAGGCTATTTAGCCTGGGTCTTGCTGGTGGTTATCATCACCTTTTCACTGCTCACTAATCAGTTTCTGACCTTACAGAACCTGCTGGATCTCACCGAAAGCTACGCTGTCAGCGGCATTTTCGCACTTGGTCTGTTTGTGGTGCTGGTCACCGGCGGCATCGATATCTCCTTCGCCGCGGTGGCCTCGGTGGTGCAGTACATCATCGCCACGCTGGCGATCCACTATGGCCTGAGCAGCCCGACCGGCAGCATTTTATTGGCTGTCGCCATCGGCACTGTGCTCGGGATGATCAACGCCATCCTGATCTACTGTCTGCGCATTGTGTCGATCATTGTCACCATCAGTATGCAGTCGCTGTTGTTCGGCATGCTGATGTGGCTGACCAACGGCACCAGTTTGTATGACCTGCCGGACTGGCTGACCACACCCATTCGCGTGCTGCCGTTCAGCGTTGGCGAGCATCATTATCAGATTGGATTGCCGGTGGTGGTGATGCTGGGCGTCGCCGGGCTGAGCTGGATCCTGCTCAACAAAACACATCTCGGGCGGCAGTTGTTTGCGGTCGGCGGCGATCAGGAATCCGCGCGTCGTATCGGGATCCGTGTCGGATTATTGCATCTGTTTGCCTACGGCTATCTCGGCGCGATGGCGGCGATTGGCGGGCTGGTGCAGGTGTATCGCGTCGGAGAAGTGGTGCCGAATGCTCTGGTCGGCGGCGAACTGGATGTTCTTGCCGCCGCAGTCCTCGGTGGTGCCAGCCTTAACGGCGGTAAAGGTAGCGTGGTCGGCACACTGATGGGTGTGTTCCTGATTGGTGTGCTGAAAAACGGCCTCAATCTGATCGGTGTTTCCAGCTATTTCATGAACATCGTTATCGGCGTGGTAATTGTCGCTGCCATCACTGTCACCCATTACAAGAAACGCAAAGAAACCGAAGTCGGCTTTGCGTGA
- the alsK gene encoding allose kinase, which produces MPHFLGVDVGGTNTRLMLMDSQRQFRGYHKIPTQSWAGQSSPLCGLEEVIAEYLHSQDPQCQVAQVMLGLPGILSRDRNIVLSLPFISALDNQPVAALLSERLHLPVTMDKDVNHLMWWDLQQHGVLPDVAVGLYLGTGLGNSLWINGDFYHGAHGGAGELGHIPLAGNPLLCPCGKTGCVETLTSGNWLTGWARQHTPQTPFAELFTRHAGHGDLIEFVARLARTVASEMNILDPEFLVLGGGVLAMENFPLAQLEQQLRSHLRSPYPAKGLSIHFSAITDETGCRGACLAAQRVFQSQPAVAARPFSFRREA; this is translated from the coding sequence ATGCCGCACTTTCTCGGAGTCGACGTCGGGGGCACCAACACCCGTTTAATGCTGATGGACAGCCAGCGACAGTTTCGTGGCTACCATAAGATCCCGACCCAGAGCTGGGCGGGACAGAGTAGCCCGTTATGCGGTCTGGAAGAGGTGATCGCGGAGTATCTGCACTCGCAGGATCCGCAATGTCAGGTGGCGCAGGTGATGCTCGGTCTGCCGGGCATTCTCTCCCGTGATCGCAACATCGTTCTGTCGCTGCCGTTCATCTCTGCGCTGGATAACCAGCCGGTGGCGGCGTTGCTATCAGAACGCCTGCATCTACCGGTGACAATGGATAAAGACGTTAACCATCTGATGTGGTGGGATTTACAACAGCATGGCGTGCTGCCGGACGTCGCGGTCGGACTGTATCTCGGCACCGGCCTTGGCAACAGTTTGTGGATCAACGGCGATTTTTATCACGGCGCACACGGCGGCGCTGGCGAGCTCGGGCACATTCCGCTGGCGGGGAATCCGCTGCTGTGCCCATGCGGTAAAACCGGCTGCGTCGAGACGCTGACTTCCGGCAACTGGCTGACCGGCTGGGCGCGGCAACATACGCCTCAAACGCCTTTCGCCGAGCTCTTTACGCGGCACGCCGGGCATGGCGATTTAATCGAATTTGTTGCCCGCCTGGCACGTACCGTCGCCAGCGAAATGAACATTCTGGATCCGGAATTCCTGGTGCTGGGCGGCGGCGTGCTGGCGATGGAGAACTTCCCGCTCGCGCAGCTGGAGCAGCAACTACGCAGTCATCTTCGTAGCCCTTATCCGGCGAAAGGACTGAGTATTCACTTTAGCGCCATCACCGACGAGACCGGATGCCGGGGGGCATGTTTAGCCGCACAACGCGTTTTTCAGTCGCAGCCTGCTGTTGCAGCGCGACCGTTTTCCTTCAGGAGAGAGGCATGA
- a CDS encoding ABC transporter permease: MFAKSRNVNLKARPRLKMASLKIDNTTLGLSLLLLVVIIGFSLAMPGRFFSDATFMSVAFQLPELGLLTLAMFIPILSGGLNLCIIATANLTSLLMAWVFLTWLPPDASMAMQAVWLTLALIGAMILALVIGMLTGALVAYVGAHPILVTLATMTMVNGVGIYLSRGAAISGMPDIVRFIGAETLLGVPVPLIIFLLTAVLVAVFLERTRLGKYIYMSGSNINATHFSGVNTHRVLIAIYVISSMLCVIAGLIMMARFNSARMGYGDSYLLLTVLAIILGGTDPNGGFGKVAGVVLSLIVLQVISTGLNLMNVSPHFSLAMWGAVLIVVLALKFLRARYLQKRAGRMSAAKARAAQP; this comes from the coding sequence ATGTTCGCGAAAAGCAGAAATGTGAATCTTAAAGCCCGGCCCCGGCTGAAAATGGCTTCCCTGAAAATAGACAACACCACCCTGGGATTATCGCTGTTGTTGCTGGTGGTCATTATCGGTTTCAGCCTGGCGATGCCGGGGCGTTTCTTCAGTGACGCCACCTTTATGAGTGTCGCCTTCCAGCTACCTGAACTCGGTTTACTGACGCTGGCGATGTTTATACCGATCCTCAGCGGCGGCCTGAACCTGTGCATTATCGCCACCGCTAATCTGACCAGCTTGCTGATGGCGTGGGTGTTTCTGACCTGGCTGCCGCCGGACGCCAGCATGGCGATGCAGGCGGTCTGGCTGACGCTGGCGCTCATCGGCGCGATGATTCTGGCGCTGGTGATCGGCATGTTGACCGGCGCGCTGGTGGCCTACGTGGGTGCGCATCCGATTCTGGTCACTCTCGCCACCATGACCATGGTGAACGGCGTCGGCATCTACCTTTCACGCGGTGCGGCCATCAGCGGAATGCCAGATATCGTGCGCTTTATCGGCGCGGAAACCCTGCTCGGCGTGCCGGTGCCGCTGATTATCTTCCTGCTCACGGCGGTGCTGGTGGCTGTGTTCCTCGAACGGACGCGTCTCGGTAAATACATCTACATGAGCGGCAGCAACATCAACGCCACCCACTTCAGCGGCGTGAATACGCATCGCGTGCTGATCGCCATCTACGTGATTTCCAGCATGTTATGCGTCATTGCTGGCCTGATCATGATGGCGCGCTTTAACTCAGCGCGCATGGGCTACGGCGATTCGTACCTGCTGCTGACCGTGCTGGCGATCATTCTCGGCGGCACTGACCCCAACGGTGGATTCGGCAAAGTGGCGGGCGTGGTGCTTTCGCTAATCGTCTTACAAGTGATTTCCACTGGCCTGAACCTGATGAACGTCAGTCCGCATTTCAGCCTGGCGATGTGGGGCGCAGTACTGATTGTGGTACTGGCGCTGAAATTCCTCCGTGCGCGCTATTTGCAAAAACGTGCAGGACGCATGAGTGCCGCCAAAGCGCGCGCTGCTCAACCTTAA
- a CDS encoding substrate-binding domain-containing protein: MKKSVLACLFATAMLSLSAHAADKIRMGVVVKVGGNAWFNAMEAGIKSEAAKRGIDAWQVGPTSADPALQVRAIEDLIAQKVDVIGVVPNDARVLEPVLKRAHDAGIKVIVHESPDQKYADWDFEMVDATQHGITHMVALAQCMKEKGDYAVYVGSLTVPLHQKWADAAINYQKEHYPAMHLVGDKFGVGESLDDSIRTTNDLMSKDANLKGILAIGSQGPIGAGRAVLNRGKTDDICVFGPFSPGQGASLVKAGAIKGGFIWNPMVAGEVFVRIAEKLEKGEKITDGMTIEGMGKVKVDDATHTILGNETESLDKANLPKLVKMGL, translated from the coding sequence ATCAAGAAATCCGTTCTTGCCTGCCTGTTCGCCACAGCCATGTTGTCCCTGTCTGCCCACGCCGCCGACAAAATCCGTATGGGAGTGGTGGTGAAAGTTGGCGGTAACGCCTGGTTTAACGCGATGGAAGCCGGGATCAAAAGTGAAGCGGCCAAACGTGGGATCGACGCGTGGCAGGTCGGGCCGACCAGCGCGGATCCTGCGTTGCAAGTGCGCGCAATTGAAGATCTTATCGCGCAAAAAGTGGATGTGATAGGTGTGGTGCCCAACGACGCCCGCGTGCTCGAACCGGTGCTGAAACGTGCGCACGATGCCGGGATCAAAGTCATCGTTCATGAATCGCCGGACCAGAAATACGCCGACTGGGATTTTGAAATGGTTGATGCCACTCAGCACGGTATTACACACATGGTTGCCCTCGCGCAGTGCATGAAAGAGAAAGGCGATTACGCGGTGTACGTCGGTAGTTTAACCGTGCCGTTGCATCAGAAATGGGCCGATGCCGCCATCAATTATCAGAAAGAGCACTACCCGGCTATGCATCTGGTCGGCGACAAATTTGGCGTGGGTGAATCTCTCGATGACAGTATTCGTACCACCAATGATCTGATGTCCAAAGATGCCAACCTGAAAGGCATTTTGGCGATCGGTTCACAAGGCCCGATCGGCGCAGGCCGCGCGGTGCTTAACCGGGGGAAAACCGATGACATCTGCGTTTTCGGGCCGTTCAGTCCGGGTCAGGGCGCCAGTCTGGTGAAAGCCGGTGCCATCAAAGGCGGCTTTATCTGGAATCCGATGGTCGCTGGTGAAGTCTTCGTGCGCATCGCTGAGAAACTGGAAAAAGGCGAAAAAATCACTGACGGCATGACCATCGAAGGCATGGGCAAAGTGAAAGTGGATGATGCCACGCACACCATTCTGGGCAATGAAACCGAAAGTCTGGACAAAGCCAACCTGCCGAAACTGGTTAAAATGGGGCTGTAA
- a CDS encoding hemolysin III family protein, which produces MGKLSPSPQGYPWAEEIANSLSHGVGLIFGIVGLVLLLVQALGENASAMAITSYSIYGGSMILLFLASTLYHAIAHEKAKYWLKKLDHCAIYILIAGTYTPFLLVGLNSPLAKGLMAVIWGLALFGVIFKLAFAHRFEVLSLITYLTMGWLSLVVIYQLAMKLLPGGVWLLAIGGVVYTLGVIFYASKRFRFGHAIWHGFVLGGSACHFLAIYFYV; this is translated from the coding sequence ATGGGTAAGTTATCTCCATCCCCACAGGGATATCCGTGGGCTGAAGAAATTGCCAACAGCCTGAGTCACGGCGTTGGTCTGATATTTGGGATTGTCGGGCTGGTGTTGTTGCTGGTCCAGGCGTTGGGCGAAAACGCCAGCGCGATGGCAATCACCAGTTATAGTATTTACGGCGGCAGCATGATTTTGTTGTTTCTGGCCTCGACGCTCTATCACGCCATTGCGCATGAGAAAGCGAAATACTGGTTAAAGAAGCTCGATCACTGCGCTATCTACATATTGATTGCGGGCACTTACACACCGTTCCTGCTGGTCGGGCTCAATTCCCCGCTGGCAAAAGGGCTGATGGCGGTTATCTGGGGACTGGCGCTGTTCGGCGTCATTTTTAAACTGGCGTTCGCACACCGTTTCGAAGTGCTTTCGCTTATCACTTATCTTACGATGGGCTGGCTGTCGCTGGTGGTGATTTATCAGCTGGCGATGAAACTGCTGCCCGGCGGCGTGTGGCTGCTGGCGATCGGTGGCGTGGTGTACACGCTCGGGGTTATATTCTACGCCTCGAAGCGCTTTCGATTCGGTCATGCCATCTGGCACGGATTTGTGCTCGGCGGCAGCGCCTGTCACTTTCTGGCAATTTATTTCTACGTCTAG